The Pelagibius sp. CAU 1746 genomic sequence CCGGCCAGCACCGCCACCGTGGGACGGGGCAGGGCGCCGCGGTGCGCCGCCGTGTCGATGCCGCGGGCCATGCCGGAGGTGACGGCCAGCCCGGCCCCGGCGATGTCTGCCGCCAAACGCCCGGCGAAGCGCCGTCCGTTGGCCGAGGCGTTGCGCGCGCCGACAATGCCCACGGAATCCAAGGCGAGGGCCGCCGGGTCGCCGAGGACGGCCAGGACTGGCGGCGCATCGTCCAGGGCGCGCAGCAGAGCGGGGTAGGCGGGTTCGCAGAGGGCGAGGAGGCGCACGCCGGCCCTGGCCGCGGCCTCGGCCTCCGCTTCCGCCTCTTCCGGAGGGCAAAGGCGGATTTTGCGCTTGGCGCCGGCGCGCCGGGCCAGCTCCGGCAGCGCCTCCAGGGCCTTGGCCGGGGAGCCGTAACGCTCCAGCAACTGGCGGAAAACCACCGGCCCGACATTCTCCGAGCGGATCAGGCGCAGCCAGTCGAGGCGCGCGGCATCGGTCAGGAAATCTCTTTTCGGTTTAATTTCATCTCCGGACATCGACTTAAAATCGTCGTGACCGGGGGCTCAGGTCAAGCTTTTCGCGAGGGGCCGGACGGCAGCCGGTCTTTCCGGTCACTCTTTCTTCTGGCCGATCTTCGATTCCTGGCCGGTCGCCAGGCGGCGGATGTTCTCATGGTGGCGCAGCCAGATCAGGACCGCCATAGCGCCGGTCATCTGGACCATTTGCAGGTCGCCGAGAATGAACCAGCTCAGCACAGGGGCGGCGGCGATGGAGACCAGGGAGGCGAGCGAGGAAAATCGAAAGACGACAGCGACCAGAAGCCAGAGGGCGCAGCAGGCGGCGCCGAGCCGCCAGTCGAGCGCGAGCAGCACGCCGAGGGCGGTGGCCATGCCTTTGCCGCCCTTGAAGCTGAGCCAGACCGGGAAGAGGTGGCCCAGCACCGCGCCGAAGGCGGCGGTGATGGCCATGTCCGGGCCCCAGAACTGGGCGATGAGCACGGCGGCCGCGCCCTTGCCGCCGTCGAGCAGCAGGGTGGCGGCGGCCAGGCCCTTGCGGCCGGTGCGCAGCACGTTGGTGGCGCCGATGTTGCCGGAGCCGATCTGGCGCACATCGCCCAGGCCGGCCAGCTTCGTCAGCACCAGCCCAAAGGGGATCGAGCCCAAGAGGTAGCCGCCGATCAGCGCGGCGGTGATGTAGGGCCAGGCGTATTCCCAGGAGATCGGATCGGGCATGTCGTTCCCCGGCGCCGTCAGGCCGCTTCGAAGAGGGCGCGGCCGTCGACCACGGTGCGGACGACGCGGCCCTGCACCGGCAGGCCCTCGAAGGGGCTGTTCTTGGATTTGCTCTCGAAGCTGTCGGGCTGGATCTTCCAGGAAAGATCCGGCTTGAAGATCAGCAGGTCAGCGGGCGCGCCCTTGGCCAGGCGGCCGGCGTCGAGCCCCAGGATTCCGGCGGGCTTCACCGTCAGGTGGGCGAGCAGGTCCAGCAGGCCGCATTTCTCCCAGTGGTAGAGCTGCAGGGACAGCGGCAGCAGGGTCTCCAGGCCGACGATGCCCGGCTCGGCGAGGCCGAAGGGCAGGCGCTTGGATTCCTGATCGTGCGGACTGTGGTCGCTGGCAATCGCGTCGATGGTGCCGTCGGCGATGCCCTCCAGGATGGCGATGCGGTCGTCCTCGCTGCGCAGCGGCGGCGAGACCTTGGCGAAGGTGCGGTACTCGCCCACGGCCAGCTCGTTGAGGGCGAAGTAGTGGGGGGCGGTATCGCAGGTGACGTCGAGGCCGCGGTCCTTGGCGCGGCGGATGGCCTCGACGCTCTCGGCGGTGGAGACGTGGGCGACGTGGTAGCGCCCGCCGGTCATCTCCACTAAGCGCAGGTCGCGCTCGATCATCATCACCTCGGCCAGCTTGGGAATGCCGGGCAGGCCGAGGCGTGTGGCCAGCTCTCCGCCGTTCATGGCACCGCCGGCCAGGCTCGGCTCCTCCGGGTGCTGCACGATCAAGAGGCCGAAGGTCTTGGCGTAGGCCAGGGCGCGGCGCATGACCTGGGCGTTCTCGACCGGCTTCAGCCCGTCGGTGAAGGCGACGGCGCCGTTCTCGGCCAGCAGGCCCATCTCGGTCAGTTCCTTGCCTTCCAGCTTCCGGGTCACGGCGGCGTAGGTGTAGACCTTCACGCCCTTCGCCTCGCGGGCGCGCCGCGCGATGAACTCGACGCCGGCCACGTCGTCGATGACCGGCTCGGTGTTGGGCAGGCCGACCATGGAGGTGACGCCGCCGGCGGCGGCGGCGCGTCCGGCGGTAACCATGGTCTCCTTGTGCTCCTCGCCGGGCTCGCGGATCTGCACGCGCATGTCGACCAGGCCCGGCGCCAGGCAGGCGCCGCCGCAGTCGACCCGCTGCGCGCCTTCCGGCAGGCCGTCCTTGAAGAGGCCGGGGCCGAGGTCGGTGATCTTGCCGTCCTCGGCCAGCAGGCCGCCGGGCGCGTCCAGGCCGCTGGCGGGATCCAGCAGGCGGGCGTTGACGTAGGCGGTGCGGTGCTTGGGTGGAAGGACGGTCACGGGAGATATCTCATTGGGCAGCCTGTTCCTGCCGGCTGCGCGCTGCATGCAGGTTGTGGTTCAGGGTCTCGAGGCAGGCCATGCGCACGGCGACGCCCATCTCCACCTGCTCGCGGATGACCGAGCGGTGGATGTCGTCGGCCAGTTCGCTGTCGATCTCGACGCCGCGGTTCATCGGTCCCGGATGCATGATCAGGGCATCGGGCTTGGCCGCTTGAAGCTTTTCCTGGTCGAGCCCGAAGAAGTGGAAGTACTCGCGGGTCGAGGGTACGTAGCTGCCCTGCATGCGCTCGGTCTGCAGGCGCAGCATCATGACGATGTCGCAGTCCTTCAGCCCCTTGCGCATGTCGGAGAAGGTCTCGACGCCCATGCGGTCGATCTGGCCGGGCATCAGCGTCGGCGGCGCGATGAGCCGCACCCTTGCGCCCAGGGTGGTCAGCAGGTGGATGTTGGAGCGGGCGACCCGGCTGTGGGCGATGTCGCCGCAGATGGCGACCTGCAGCCCCTCGATGCCGCCCAGCCGGCGGCGGATGGTGAGGGCGTCGAGCAGGGCCTGGGTTGGGTGCTCGTGGCTGCCGTCGCCGCCGTTGATGACGGCGCAGTTCATCTTCTCGGCCAGCAGTTGCACGGCGCCGGAGTCCGGATGGCGCACCACCAGCACGTCGGGGTGCATGGCGTTCAGCGTCATGGCCGTGTCGATGAGCGTTTCGCCCTTCTTGATCGACGACCAAGCCACCGACATGTTGATCACATCGGCGCTGAGCCGCTTCGCAGCCAGCTCGAAGGACGTCCGCGTTCTCGTTGAATTTTCGAAGAAAAGATTGATGACCGTGCGGCCGGTCAGGAGGTCTTTCTTCTTGTCGGCGCCGCGGTTGAGGGCGACATAGCCGTCCGAGAGGTCGAGAAGAAAGAGGATTTCGCTGGCCGTCAGCCCCTCGATGCCGAGGAGGTGACGGTGCCGGTAGCCCTCGTAAGAGGCCGTGGTGCCGTGGGTCGAAGTCATTAAAGCCGTGTTATGACACCGCCCTTGCCCGGCGGCAAGCGGCAGTGTTCCACCGCCGGGGCAAGGACTGCGAATGAGTTGCCTAAATGATGCCTTTTCCGCGCAATTGGGCGCGTTCCTGCGGGCTCAAGCCGAGCAGTTCTTCCAGCACCGCGTCGCTGTCCTGTCCGGCGCGCGGCGGGGCGAATCGGTATTCCACAGGGGTCTCGGAGAACTTGATCGGGTTGCCGATGAGATCGACCTTGCCGTTCTTGCTGCCGCGGTAGGGCATGGAGATCTTCATGTCGCGGGCCAGCACCTGGGGATCGGCAAATACCTGGTCCAGGGTGTTCACGGGGCCGGCCGGCACGGAAAGTTCGGCGAGGCCGTCGACCCAGTGTTTCTGGGTCATCCGTCGGGTGATCTCAGGCAGGATTTCATAGAGGGCTTCACGATTGCGCACGCGGTCGGCGTTGGTCTTGAAGCGCGGATCCTGAGCCAGTTCCGGGCAGTCGGCGAAAGTGCAGAAGCGTTCGAACTGGCCGTCGTTGCCCACCGCCAGGATGAAGTAACCGTCGGCGCAGGGCATCACCTTATAAGGGACGATGTTGGGGTGCTCACTGCCTTGGCGCTTGGGCACTTCGCCGGAGGTCAGGTAGTTGAGCCCTTCGTAGGTCAGCCAGGCCACCTGGCTGTCGAGCAGCCCGAGGTCGATGTGCTGGCCCAGCCCCGTCATGCCGCGGTAGTGCAATGCCGCCAGGATGGCGCTGACCGCGTACATGCCGCACATGATATCGGCGATGCCGACGCCGACCTTCACCGGCTCGCCCTCGGGCTCCCCGGTCAGGCTCATGATGCCGCCCATGCCCTGGGCCAGGTAGTCGTAACCGGCGCGCGGAGCGTAGGGGCCGGTCTGGCCGAATCCGGTGATCGAACAGTAGATCAGCCCCGGATAGCGGTCCTTCAGGTCGTCGTAGCCCAGGCCGTACTTGGCGAGGCCCCCGACCTTGAAATTCTCCACCATGATGTCGCAGAAGCCGATGAGGTCACGGGCCAGTTCCTGCCCCTCGGGCTTGGAGATATCGATGGCGACCGAGCGCTTGTTGCGGTTGGCGGAGAGAAAATAGGCGCTCTCCGTCGTATCCTCGCCTTCCGGGCTCTGAACGAAGGGCGGTCCCCACTTGCGCGTGTCGTCCCCCTGGCCGGGGCGTTCGATCTTGATCACTTCGGCGCCGAGATCGCCCAGAAGCTGGGTTGCGGTCGGGCCGGCCAGGATGCGCGTCAGGTCGAAGATCCTGAGGCCGGAAAGCGGAGCGGTCATCGGGTAAGTATCCCCTGCGGCGGTATCGGTTGCCTGGGTTTTGCCGATCCAAGCTCAGGCGGTCAAGTGCTGCCGCTGCAGGGCTGCCTCTCGCGTGGCAGCCCGAGGCGTGGGCAGGCGTCAGAAGAGGAAGAGCACCAGCAAGGGCAACGTGAGCGCGGCCACCAGGGTTTGCACGGTAAGGATGTTGGCGACCAGGGAGGGCGCCCCGCCCATCAGGCGTGCCAGGATGTAGGAGGAGGTGGCGGCGGGCAGGGCGTTGAAGATGACGGCGACCGTCAGCGGCAGGCCGTGGACCCCGAGCAGCAGGCAGAAGCCGGCGGTGAGCAGGGGCAGGCCCGCCAGCTTCAGCGCGACGGCGGAGACCACCCAGCCGCCGCTGGTCCGGGCGGCGCCGAAGTCGAGGCCGGCGCCGACCGCCAGCAGGGCCATGGGCAGGGCCGCGCGGGCGAGGATGGTGAGGGTCTCGCCGGCCACTGGCGGCAGGCCGAGGCCGCTGAGGTTCAGTGCCAGGCCCAGCAGGCAGGCGAGGATCAGGGGGTTGCTCACCAGGGCCTTCACCAGGCCCGGCCCCGACCCCGCAGTCCCCACTCCCGCAGTCCCTGGGGCGCGGTCGCCGAAGCGCAGCAGGGCGGCGATGCTGACCACGTTCACCGTCGGCACCACAACGGCGACGATGAGGGCGGCGATGGCGAGGCCGGGCTCGCCGTAGAGGGCGAAGGGGATGGAGAGGCCGATGTAGGTGTTGGGCCGGATCGAGGTCTGCAGCACCGCGGTGACGGCCGGGCCGTTCTTGCGGGTGACGAGCTGGAAGGCGACCAGCAGGGCGGACATGGCGGCGATGGCCAGGATCACGGCGCCGGCCATGGCGGCGGCCGGCAGGGCCGAGAAGTCGGCGCGGGCCAGGGTGGTAGCGAGCAGGGCCGGCAGCAGGAAGAGGTAGGTGAGGCGTTCGGCCGGTTCCCAGAAGCCGGCGGGAAGCCAGCCGCGGCGGCGGATGACGTAGCCCAGCAGGATCAGCAGGAAGACCGGCAGGACGGCGGTGGCGAGGGCCTGCATCGGGGCCTAGCCCTGCCGCTGCCGCGAAATGGCGTCGAGGGCGCCCTGCAGGATGTAGGCAGCGGCCATCTTGTCGACGACCTCGCCGCGGCGCTTGCGGGTCATGTCGGCCTCGTCCACCAGGAAGCGCTCGACGGCGGCGGTGGAGAGGCGCTCGTCCCAGAAGGCCATGGGCTGGGTGAAGCCGGCCTTCTCCGCCAGGTTGCGGGCCAGGGCGCGCACCGACTGGCAGCGCGGCCCCTCGGTGCCGTCCATGTTCACCGGCAGGCCGATGACCAGGCCGCCGACCCTGTAATCCTTGCAGACCGCCGCCAGGCGTTCGGCGTCCTGGGTGAACTTGCCGCGTTTGATGGTCTCAAGGGGGGAGGCCACCCTGAGCGCCGAATCGGAGATCGCCAGCCCGATGGTTTTGGTCCCGGGATCGAGCCCCAGCAGGCGCTCGCCCGGCGCCAGGCGCGCGGCCAGATCTGTGACGGCAAGGTCCATCGAGCGCGCAATCCTCTTTCGGCCCGGATCAGGAAAAACAACCCCTTATAGGCAGCCCCCGGCCGGGCGGCAAGGAGCCCCAATCTTGCGGCTTCCGGGGGCCGGTGCTAGGTTCCGGCGGTTTTTGATCGCTCCGGCGACCGCAGCGGCGGGGCGGAGCACTTTCCGGAAATGAGGGTTGAGGCCGATGTCGGTCGACAAGGAAACTGTCGCGAAAATCGCGAGACTGGCGCGCGTTCGCGTCGACGAGAGTCACAAGGAGCCGCTGGCCAAGGAATTGTCCAACATCCTGGGCTGGATCGAGCAGCTTTCCGAGCTGGACACCGAGGGCGTGGAGCCCATGACCTCCGTGGTTTCCATGAAGCTGCCGCTGCGCGACGACGAGGTGACCGACGGCGGCTATCCGGACCGGGTGACGGCCAATGCGCCAGAGGGCGCCCACGGCTTCTACGCCGTGCCGAAGGTGGTGGAATAATGAGCGACCTGACCAACCTCACCCTCGCCGAGGCGCGCGACCTGCTGGCCAAGGGCGAGGCCTCCTCCAAGGAGCTGACCGAGGCCCATATCGCAGCGGTCGAGGCGGCGCGCTCGCTCAACGCCTTCATCACCGAGACGCCGGAAAAGGCGCTGCAGATGGCCGAGGCCTCGGACAAGCGGCGCAAGGCGGGCGAGGCGGGCGTCCTGGAAGGTTTGCCCATCGGCATGAAGGACCTGTTCTGCACCGAGGGCGTGCTGACCACCGCCGCCTCCCACATCCTGGACGGCTTCCACCCGACCTACGAGTCGACGGTGAGCCAGAACATGTGGGACGCGGGCGCGGTGCTGCTGGGCAAGACCAATCTGGACGAGTTCGCCATGGGCTCCTCCAACATGACCAGCCACTACGGCGGCGTGGAGAACCCTTGGCGCAAATCCGGCGACAACCGTCCGCTGGTGCCCGGCGGCTCCTCCGGCGGCTCGGCTGCCGCCGTTGCGGCGCGCTGTGCGCTGGGCGCCACGGGCACGGACACCGGCGGTTCGATCCGTCAGCCGGCGGCCTTCTGCGGCATCGTCGGCATGAAGCCGACCTACGGGCGCTGCTCGCGCTGGGGCATCGTCGCCTTCGCGTCCTCGCTCGACCAGGCGGGACCCATGGGGCGCACGGTGCGCGACACGGCGATCATGCTGGAGGCCATGGCCGGCTACGACGCCAAGGACTCGACCTCTGTCAATGCGCCGGTGCCGAACTACGAGGCGGCACTGACCGGCGACATCAAGGGCATGAAGATCGGCATTCCCAAGGAGTACCGGATCGACGGCATGCCCGCGGAGATCGACCAACTGTGGCTGCAGGGCATTAAGTGGCTGGAAGAGGCCGGTGCCGAGGTCGTGGAAATCTCGCTGCCGCATACGCACTATGCGCTGCCGACCTACTATATCATCGCGCCGGCGGAGGCGTCCTCCAACCTGGCGCGCTACGACGGCGTGCGCTACGGCCTGCGCGAAGGCGCCGACGGCAGCCTGGACGAGATGTACGAGGCGACCCGCGGCAAGGGCTTCGGGATGGAGGTGCAGCGCCGCATCCTGATCGGTACCTACGTGCTGTCGGCCGGTTACTACGACGCCTACTACAACAAAGCGCGCAGGGTGCGCAGCCTGATCGCGCGGGACTTCGCCCAGGCCTATGAAAAGGTCGACGCGATCCTGACGCCGACGGCACCTTCGGCGGCCTTCGGCATGGGCGACAAGATGGACGATCCCATCGCCATGTACCTGAACGACGTCTTCACCGTGCCGGCCTCGCTGGCGGGGCTGCCGGGGATCTCGATCCCGGCGGGCCTCTCCCAGGACGGTCTGCCGCTGGGTCTGCAACTGCTGGGCAAGGCCTTCGACGAGGAGACGGTGTTCAAGGTGGGCGGTGTGCTGGAAGAGGCGGCGGGCTTCGACGCGACGCCGGCCTTCCTGGCGGCATAGGTCAATGGCGGCGGGCGCAGCCATCGCGGGTCTTGAGGTCCGGCTGGCCGAGCCGGCGGACTTCGACGACCTGCTGCAGCTCTTCGAGCGCTTCTATCGCGAGGAGGGCTTCGAGGCCGCGATCGGCGGCTTGGCGAAGAACCTGCGCCAGATTCTGTCGCGCGACGACACCGCCGCCCTGGTGGCGCGGATCGAGGGAAAGGCGGCGGGCGCCGCGGCGATGAGCAGCGCCTTCGGCCTGGAGGCAGGGTTCTACGCGGAGCTGGAGGACCTCTTCGTCGATCCGGCCTGGCGCGGCCGGGGCGTCGCCTCGGCGCTGGTCGAGGCCGCGGCGTCCTGGGCCAGGGCCCGGGGCTGCCGAGACCTGGAGATCGTGCTGACGCCGCATGCCCAGGCCAAGGACGACCTGGCGCCTTGGTACGAGGCGCGGGGATTCGTGAGTACCGGACGGATTATTTACGAGCGGGCTCTTTAAGGAGCCGGTTGCGGAGAAGAGAAGATGGCAACGACGATCAAAGGCAAGACGGGCGAGTGGGAGATGGTGATCGGGCTGGAGGTCCATGCCCAGGTGATCTCCAAGTCGAAGCTGTTCTCGGGGGCCTCCACGGCCTTCGGGGCGGACCCCAACAGCCAAGTCTCCCTGGTCGACGCGGCCATGCCGGGGATGCTGCCGGTGCTGAACAAGTACGTGGTCGAGCAGGCGGTGCGCACCGGTCTGGGCCTGAAGGCGCAGATCAACCTCACCTCGGTCTTCGAGCGTAAGAACTATTTCTATGCCGATTTGCCCCAGGGGTATCAGATCTCGCAGTACCTGCACCCCATCGTCGGTGAAGGCACCATCGTTCTGGACCTGGAGGACGGCGAGACCCGCGAGGTGGGCATCGAGCGGCTGCACTTGGAGCAGGACGCCGGCAAGTCGATCCACGACCAGCACCCGACGCAATCCTACATCGATCTGAATCGGTCTGGGGTGGCGCTGATGGAGATCGTCTCCAAGCCGGACATGCGTTCGGCGGAGGAGGCGGGCGCCTATCTGCGCAAGCTGCGCACCATCCTGCGCTACCTCGGCACCTGCGACGGCAACATGGACGAGGGCTCGATGCGCGCCGACGTGAACCTTTCGATGCGCCGCCCGGGCGAGCCGATGGGCACGCGCACGGAAACCAAGAACGTCAACTCCATCCGCTTCGTGCAGCAGGCCATAGAACAGGAGGCCAGGCGGCAGATCGACGTTCTGGAGGCCGGCGGCGAGATCGTGCAGGAAACGCGCCTCTTCGACGGCATGACCGGGAAGTCGCGCTCCATGCGCTCCAAGGAAGAAGCGCACGACTACCGCTACTTCCCCGATCCCGACCTGCTGCCGCTGGAGTTGGACCCTGATTGGGTTGAGAACATCAAGGGCAGCCTGCCGGAACTGCCGGACGAGAAGAAGGCGCGCTTCGTGAAGGACTTCGGCCTGCCGGTCTATGACGCCGGGGTGCTGGTCGCCGACCGCGACACCGCAGCCTTCTACGAGACGGTGGCCGAGGGGCGCGACCCGAAGCTGGCGGCCAACTGGGTCATCGGCGATTACTTCGGCGCCCTCAACAAGAGCGGCGCCGATCTGGAAAGCGCGCCGGTCGACGCCAAGAAGCTGGGCGGCCTGCTGGACCTCATCGCCGACGGCACGATCTCCGGGCGCATCGCCAAGGAAGTCTTCGAGGAGATGTGGGACAGCGGCCAGGAGGCCGGGGCCATCGTCGAGGCCAAGGGTCTGAGGCAGATCAGCGACTCTTCGGAGATCGAAGCACTGGTAGACGAGATCATCGCCGGCAACCCTGGTCAAGTCGAACAGTTCAAGGGCGGCAACGAGAAGATCCTCGGCTGGTTCGTCGGCCAGGTGATGAAGGCCACCCAGGGCAAGGCCAACCCGGGGATGGTCAACAAGGTGCTGCGCGAGAAGCTGGGCTGAGGCCCGGTCGACCGGACAGGCTTACCCCAGCAGGGCGTCGGGATTGTCGGCTTTGAGGCGGCTCAACTGGTAGATCACGCTCTCGAGGCTGTCAGGGCTGATCTGGCGATAGGCGTGCACCAGGTTAGAGATGATGCGCTGTTCCATTTCGGCCTGCGGCCCGGTGTGGCCGGCGTGCCGCCGTTCCAGTACCTCCTCGAGCATGATCTGAAAGGCCGGCTGTAGTTGCGCCGGCAGCCGCGTGCGTGCGTAGAGGCTGTTGAGCGCCGGCGTGCCGGCCTTGCGAAGAGCATTCTGCGCATTGGCGCTGGGGACGCGGGCAAGGGCCGCCATGCCGGCGCCAAAAAACTCCAGCAAACCCGCTGAGAGCGCCCGCAGCAGCAAGGTCGGCGTCAAGCCCTTGGTTCGGGCCAGGCGGGAGACAGCAGTATCGATCTCCCGGCCGCCTTTCAGTGCCGCCAGACTCTGCAAGAGGGCGCGCTCGCGACCGTGCTGGCCGAGTTGCTCGACCAGGGCAGGAGGTAGGGCGTGCTTCTGAATGATCCTGGCCTGAAGCGCCTTGGACACAAGGCAGACCAGACGCTCTTTGACGGGGAAGGGAAGCACAGGACGTTCGACCATCAGCTCCTGGATGGCGCCGTCGCCGCCGAAGGCATCGAGGAGGCTGCGGTATGACACATCGGAGATTTCGGCGCTGTCGTTGGCCAGCAGGATCTCTATGACGCTCTTCTGGCCGGTATCGATGAGTGCACCGGAGACCGCCTCGCTGAGCGCGTCGCGCCCGGCAATGGCGCGCTGTTTGGCGGGGTCGCCGTCAGAGATAATGGAGAGGAGATCTTCATCGGTGAGAACCGGAGAACTCTGAAGGATCGGAACGGCCACCGCCTCCACGTCCCGCGCCAGGCGCAGGGCGATTTCGCGGGGCAAGAGGGGGCTGGACTTGATGTGCTCGGCCAGAGTGCGCCGCACCTCGACTTCGGTGTCGCGGATGAGTGTCTTCAGAACCTCAAGCGCGACTGCTTTTTCCTCCGCCGTCAGCCCGCCTTTGGCCATGGCCTTGCCCAGGCCGGCAGCCAGTTGGGGCCGGCAAGTGCCCCAGCGGGCATAGACCAACTCTCCGCGCCCGCGGGGGGCGGCTGCGGGTTCATCGCGCTTCTTGATCTGAGGCGCAGCGCTTGCGAGAGACATCTTTGTATCGGCCAAGGAAGGTTTATCAATGATGAAATGATAAAGGATTCCTTTACCGCCGACAAAAAGTATCGTTTCAATATTTATTTGATTTTATTTAAATATCTAGAGGAATGTGTTTCAAATTTTATATTATCGGCGGCGGGTGTTCTATGCCGCCAGGTGGTTGCGCTTCATGTAGAACGTCGTGTCGGCCGTGGCGACGAAGCTGTGCCCGGTCGAGCGAGGCGCGCGCAGCCAAGCGCCCGCACCATAGCGGCTGTCACCGCTTCTCAGTTCCCCGGACACCACAAAGGTCTCAAAGCCTTTGGCCGCGGCCTCCGCGTCGATGTAGCCGGTGGGCAGCAAGGTGCCGGCGGCGAGGCGGATCATCGAAATGTCTTCGGGATAGCGCGCGTCGCGATACAGCGGCAGGATCTCCACACCCGGAGCCGCGCCCTGCCATTCCGCGTGCGCGGTATCGACGACCACGTGCTCGCGATCATCGCCAGCGAACTGGCAGAGCTTCACGAAGATAATGCAGCCGTCTTTCGAGAACGGAGCATGGCGGAAGCCGGAGGGGTTCAGAAGAAAGGTGCCTGCGGGATAGTCGCCGTGTTCGTCGGAGAAGGTACCGTCAAGAACCAGGATCTCCTCGCCCTGCGGGTGTCCGTGCTCATGGAAGGCGGA encodes the following:
- a CDS encoding AEC family transporter, encoding MQALATAVLPVFLLILLGYVIRRRGWLPAGFWEPAERLTYLFLLPALLATTLARADFSALPAAAMAGAVILAIAAMSALLVAFQLVTRKNGPAVTAVLQTSIRPNTYIGLSIPFALYGEPGLAIAALIVAVVVPTVNVVSIAALLRFGDRAPGTAGVGTAGSGPGLVKALVSNPLILACLLGLALNLSGLGLPPVAGETLTILARAALPMALLAVGAGLDFGAARTSGGWVVSAVALKLAGLPLLTAGFCLLLGVHGLPLTVAVIFNALPAATSSYILARLMGGAPSLVANILTVQTLVAALTLPLLVLFLF
- the gatB gene encoding Asp-tRNA(Asn)/Glu-tRNA(Gln) amidotransferase subunit GatB, producing the protein MATTIKGKTGEWEMVIGLEVHAQVISKSKLFSGASTAFGADPNSQVSLVDAAMPGMLPVLNKYVVEQAVRTGLGLKAQINLTSVFERKNYFYADLPQGYQISQYLHPIVGEGTIVLDLEDGETREVGIERLHLEQDAGKSIHDQHPTQSYIDLNRSGVALMEIVSKPDMRSAEEAGAYLRKLRTILRYLGTCDGNMDEGSMRADVNLSMRRPGEPMGTRTETKNVNSIRFVQQAIEQEARRQIDVLEAGGEIVQETRLFDGMTGKSRSMRSKEEAHDYRYFPDPDLLPLELDPDWVENIKGSLPELPDEKKARFVKDFGLPVYDAGVLVADRDTAAFYETVAEGRDPKLAANWVIGDYFGALNKSGADLESAPVDAKKLGGLLDLIADGTISGRIAKEVFEEMWDSGQEAGAIVEAKGLRQISDSSEIEALVDEIIAGNPGQVEQFKGGNEKILGWFVGQVMKATQGKANPGMVNKVLREKLG
- a CDS encoding aspartate carbamoyltransferase catalytic subunit; the protein is MTSTHGTTASYEGYRHRHLLGIEGLTASEILFLLDLSDGYVALNRGADKKKDLLTGRTVINLFFENSTRTRTSFELAAKRLSADVINMSVAWSSIKKGETLIDTAMTLNAMHPDVLVVRHPDSGAVQLLAEKMNCAVINGGDGSHEHPTQALLDALTIRRRLGGIEGLQVAICGDIAHSRVARSNIHLLTTLGARVRLIAPPTLMPGQIDRMGVETFSDMRKGLKDCDIVMMLRLQTERMQGSYVPSTREYFHFFGLDQEKLQAAKPDALIMHPGPMNRGVEIDSELADDIHRSVIREQVEMGVAVRMACLETLNHNLHAARSRQEQAAQ
- a CDS encoding GNAT family N-acetyltransferase, with product MAAGAAIAGLEVRLAEPADFDDLLQLFERFYREEGFEAAIGGLAKNLRQILSRDDTAALVARIEGKAAGAAAMSSAFGLEAGFYAELEDLFVDPAWRGRGVASALVEAAASWARARGCRDLEIVLTPHAQAKDDLAPWYEARGFVSTGRIIYERAL
- the gatC gene encoding Asp-tRNA(Asn)/Glu-tRNA(Gln) amidotransferase subunit GatC, whose protein sequence is MSVDKETVAKIARLARVRVDESHKEPLAKELSNILGWIEQLSELDTEGVEPMTSVVSMKLPLRDDEVTDGGYPDRVTANAPEGAHGFYAVPKVVE
- the plsY gene encoding glycerol-3-phosphate 1-O-acyltransferase PlsY, with amino-acid sequence MPDPISWEYAWPYITAALIGGYLLGSIPFGLVLTKLAGLGDVRQIGSGNIGATNVLRTGRKGLAAATLLLDGGKGAAAVLIAQFWGPDMAITAAFGAVLGHLFPVWLSFKGGKGMATALGVLLALDWRLGAACCALWLLVAVVFRFSSLASLVSIAAAPVLSWFILGDLQMVQMTGAMAVLIWLRHHENIRRLATGQESKIGQKKE
- a CDS encoding CaiB/BaiF CoA-transferase family protein; this encodes MTAPLSGLRIFDLTRILAGPTATQLLGDLGAEVIKIERPGQGDDTRKWGPPFVQSPEGEDTTESAYFLSANRNKRSVAIDISKPEGQELARDLIGFCDIMVENFKVGGLAKYGLGYDDLKDRYPGLIYCSITGFGQTGPYAPRAGYDYLAQGMGGIMSLTGEPEGEPVKVGVGIADIMCGMYAVSAILAALHYRGMTGLGQHIDLGLLDSQVAWLTYEGLNYLTSGEVPKRQGSEHPNIVPYKVMPCADGYFILAVGNDGQFERFCTFADCPELAQDPRFKTNADRVRNREALYEILPEITRRMTQKHWVDGLAELSVPAGPVNTLDQVFADPQVLARDMKISMPYRGSKNGKVDLIGNPIKFSETPVEYRFAPPRAGQDSDAVLEELLGLSPQERAQLRGKGII
- the ruvX gene encoding Holliday junction resolvase RuvX, which encodes MDLAVTDLAARLAPGERLLGLDPGTKTIGLAISDSALRVASPLETIKRGKFTQDAERLAAVCKDYRVGGLVIGLPVNMDGTEGPRCQSVRALARNLAEKAGFTQPMAFWDERLSTAAVERFLVDEADMTRKRRGEVVDKMAAAYILQGALDAISRQRQG
- the pyrC gene encoding dihydroorotase, which codes for MTVLPPKHRTAYVNARLLDPASGLDAPGGLLAEDGKITDLGPGLFKDGLPEGAQRVDCGGACLAPGLVDMRVQIREPGEEHKETMVTAGRAAAAGGVTSMVGLPNTEPVIDDVAGVEFIARRAREAKGVKVYTYAAVTRKLEGKELTEMGLLAENGAVAFTDGLKPVENAQVMRRALAYAKTFGLLIVQHPEEPSLAGGAMNGGELATRLGLPGIPKLAEVMMIERDLRLVEMTGGRYHVAHVSTAESVEAIRRAKDRGLDVTCDTAPHYFALNELAVGEYRTFAKVSPPLRSEDDRIAILEGIADGTIDAIASDHSPHDQESKRLPFGLAEPGIVGLETLLPLSLQLYHWEKCGLLDLLAHLTVKPAGILGLDAGRLAKGAPADLLIFKPDLSWKIQPDSFESKSKNSPFEGLPVQGRVVRTVVDGRALFEAA
- the gatA gene encoding Asp-tRNA(Asn)/Glu-tRNA(Gln) amidotransferase subunit GatA, encoding MSDLTNLTLAEARDLLAKGEASSKELTEAHIAAVEAARSLNAFITETPEKALQMAEASDKRRKAGEAGVLEGLPIGMKDLFCTEGVLTTAASHILDGFHPTYESTVSQNMWDAGAVLLGKTNLDEFAMGSSNMTSHYGGVENPWRKSGDNRPLVPGGSSGGSAAAVAARCALGATGTDTGGSIRQPAAFCGIVGMKPTYGRCSRWGIVAFASSLDQAGPMGRTVRDTAIMLEAMAGYDAKDSTSVNAPVPNYEAALTGDIKGMKIGIPKEYRIDGMPAEIDQLWLQGIKWLEEAGAEVVEISLPHTHYALPTYYIIAPAEASSNLARYDGVRYGLREGADGSLDEMYEATRGKGFGMEVQRRILIGTYVLSAGYYDAYYNKARRVRSLIARDFAQAYEKVDAILTPTAPSAAFGMGDKMDDPIAMYLNDVFTVPASLAGLPGISIPAGLSQDGLPLGLQLLGKAFDEETVFKVGGVLEEAAGFDATPAFLAA